In Desulfovibrio sp. Fe33, the genomic window ATCCAGGAGGACCGCGTCATGTACCCGGCCACCTGGCTGGAAATAAGCTGCATGTGAAAACTCCTTGAAAATCGGATGAAGCCATTACCCTACGGCAAACAACCACCGCCTGCAATACGAGAAGCCTTTGGCGGGCGGGGGGCTGCAGAGCCCTACCGCGTGACGCCTCCTTCCCAGACGTAGCAGAATCCGGCCCTCGGGGGCATGAGGAAGGAGGTATCCACCCCCAGGAGGTTCGGCTTGTACGGTTCGGCGGAATCGAGGGTGTTGTATGGGTTGTCGTCGGGATAGAGGTCGCGGCGGTAGGTCACCACAAGGCTGTCCTCGGGGAGTCCTGCCAGGGAGCGGGCCTTGGCGAAGGCGTCCTGGATGTATCCGACCTGGTCGACGAGCCCGAGGGAAAGGGCCTGGTTCGCGGTGAACACGCGGGCGGTCTTGACCGTTTCGAGGTCAGCCGGGGCCAGGTGGCGATGCTCCTGGACCAGCGCGTAAAACCGTCCGGCCATATCGTCGATTATCGCCTGGAACAGGGCTTTTTCCTCATCGGTTGAAGGCCGGAAGGGAGACCCCATGTCCTTGTCCCGGCCGGATTTGGAGACTTCCATATCCACGCCGACCTTGTCCATCAGGCCGCTCACCTTGGGCCGCATGAAGACCACGCCCACGGAGCCGGTGATGGTGGTCGGGTGTGCCATGATCCAGTCGGCGGGGAGGGCCGCGTAATAGCCGCCCGAGGCTGCCACGTCGAACATGGCCGCGATCACGGGCTTGCCCGTCCGCTCCTTGAAGGCGGTCAGCTCGTGATAGATGACGTCCGAGGCTGTGGCGGTGCCGCCCGGGGAGTCGATGGCCACGACCACCGCGCCCACCTGGTCGTCGGTCTCGGCCAGCTTGAGGTTGTTGACAAGCTCCTGCACCGGGCTGGGCTGGGAGCGGAGCATCCCCCGTGCCGGTTGGGTGGTCAGGAAACCGCGAAGGTGGATCAGTGCGACCTTCCCTTCACCCTCGCCGTCCACCACGTACTCCTTGAGGGGTTCCGTGGCCTGGGAGGCGAAAATCTTGATCTTGGGCGCACAGCCCGGGAGCAAAAGAAACAGTAAGGCCAGCGCGGCCAGGATTCGGGACGGCATGGGGACCTCCGGTGGATTTCGGGTTATGGGAGCATCCTACCGGGGCCGGGGAGTCTTGCCAAGGGGGGCCGCCCGACATGCATCTCTCTCCTCCCTGAGGGAGATGCCGTCGATCGGGTCTTCAGGTTGTCCCGGGAAGGGTTAGACCGCCGCGTTCTGGGCCTCGTAAGCCTGGCTGGCGAGGCGTTGCAGGAGGGCGGAAGAGCCGCCCGACCCCTCGAACAGGGCCTGCACGCTTGCGTCGCCCTGGCGGAACGCCTGTAGCAGTTCGTCCACCGTGACCACGCCGTCCTCGTTGAGATCGTAGGCGTCGTACTCCTCCTCGTCGGACGAGGACTCGCTTTCGCCCGTCCCGGACACCGCCCGGGCCGAGGAGGCTTCGCCTTGGGAAGAGGCCGAACCCTGCATGGATGCCATGAAGCCGCCGCCGTCTTCGGCGTCCTTCTTTGCGATGGACGCAACGGTTTCGTCGGAATCCGACTGGTTTCCCCGTTGGGCCTGCATCATTTCCGCAAGCCCGTAGGATGCGCCGGAGCCGCTCACTGCCGAGATGCTCATGCTCTGCTCCTTGGTTAAAGGTGATGGCGGCAATATCTGCCGTCGACAACTCGATAACGGGACGCAGCAAGGGGCGGGCCAGGAAACGGCCCGTGAATGATAAGAATTGTTAAGACGGAACCGGCGGTGCGGAATCAGGCGACCAGGGCGAATCCGAGTCCGGCGGCCAGTTCTCCGAGGATCACGGCGCAGCCTAGGAAATCGCCGTTCGCGCCGCCGACCTTGTCCGCCAGCCGGAACAGGCCGAGCAGGACCGCCGTGGCGATGACCGTGGAGGCCAGGGTTGCGGCGAACCCGGCCATGACCAGTCCGGTCACGAAGGCGAAAAGGGTGGTGGCCAGGGCCACGCCGAGGGTTGCTCCGTCGACGTACAGCTTGCCCAGGCCGGGACGGACCAGATGGCGCACGTGGTAGCCGAGCCAGACCGCGGCGGCCCTGCCCAGGACGAAGACCCAGGCGGCGGCCCAATATTCGCCTCGGGAGAGCATGGTGTGGAAGAGGAGAATCTGACCGGCCGCGGCCATGACCAGGCCCATGGCGCCGAATGCGCCGGTATGGCTGTCCTTGACCACTTCCCAGAACCGCACGGGGTCGGTGTGCGTGGTCACCGCGTCGCATACGTCGGCCAGGCCGTCCATATGCAAACCGCGCGTGAGATAGATGGAGGCCGCCACCATGAGCCACGCCTGAATCCAGGGGGAGTTTCCGAACAGGCCGAGCCACAGGGGCAGGACGATGACCACGCCGAGGACCAGACCCGCCGGGGCCATCCAGCGCATACACCTGTTCATGGCCGGTTCGGAAATGACCCTGGCCGGGGCCAGCCGGGTCAGGAAACCGAGGGTGTCGACGAAGTCTCGCAGCATGTCATGCCTCCCAGGCCAGCTCCACGGGGTCTCCCATGGACAGGCCGAAACGCTTGGCCGCGGACCGTTGGTTCACGGCGAGTTCAAGAAAACCCTGGCTGCCTTCGAGCAGGCCCGGTTCACCCTCGGGCATGTCCGCATACCGTGCCGCGTAGGCCAGGGGGCCACCCGCCGGGGACTCCATGCGCAGCCCTTCGGGGGTGCCCATGCCGCCCGCTTCCAGGTTGAGTACGCAATTGCCGAAACGATCGATGTGCAGCACGTGCGTGCGCACCCTGCCCGGGCCGAATTCCGGCTGGGACCATGTGCGCGTGACCAGGTCGGCCGGGGCGATCTCCGGCCCGATGCCTTCGGGCCTGCCGCCCAGGGCGAGCCACGCGGCCAGCGGAGCGAAGACGTCCCTGCCGTGGAAGGTGTGCGATACCTTTTCGGGCGCGTCCATGGCCCTGGAAAGATCGAAGGCGCGCACCTCGGACCATGCGCGGTTCAGGGCCAGGGTGAGCAGCCCGTTGTCCGGGGCCACCAGCAGCCGGTTGCCGATCTGGAGGCAGGCTATGCGCCGGTCCGTGCCCACGCCGGGATCGACCACGGCGAGGATGACCGCGTCCGCCGGAAAATGTTCGTAGCTGGCGGCCAGGAAAAATCCGGCCTGGGCCACGTTGTAGGGGGCTACGTCGTGGGAGATGTCCACCACCGGGCAGTTGGGGGCCTTGCGCGCCAGGACCGCCTTGACCTGGCCCACATAGGGGTCTGTCAGGCCGAAGTCCGAAATCAGACCGATGGTCCGGGGCGGCGGAGCGTCCTTCTTTTCGGTGGCGAAAATCATCTAATACACCTTCCTCGACGAGAATCCCTGGCCCTGGACGTGGAAGCCTGAGCCCATGATGAAAAACGCGTTCGGGTCGATGGTGTAGACCAGCTCCTCAAGCTCCTTGAGCTGGATGGACGAGACCATGGTCATGATTACCTTGCGCTCTTCGCCCGTGTATCCGCCCGTGCCTTCCAGGATGGTCACGCCCCGGTCCAGGTCGATCAGGATGGCCGCGTTGATGGCGGCGTGGTGCTCCGAGACGATCATGACCATCTTGCGCTCAGAGAACATGCCCAGCACGTATTCGATGCCGAAGGCGATGACGAAGGTCATGGCGATGGAATAAAAGACGATGTTCATGTCCAGATAGATGAAGCCCGCCACGAAACCGATCATGTTGAACCAGAATTCGAAGGAGCCCATGGACATGTTGAACTTCTCCTTGCAGATCACGGCCAGGATGTCCGATCCGCCGGTGGAGCCGAGCGAACGGAGCGCGATGCCCACGCCCGCGCCCATGATCCCGCCGCCCGTGATGACGGCCAGCCAGATGTCGTCCATGTGCAGGGAGTAGGGAATGACGTCGATGAAGACCGAGGAGACGACCATTCCGTAAAGGGAATAGAGGAAGAACCGCTTGCTGACGAATACCCAGCCGAGGACGAACACGGGCAGGTTCAGGGCGAAATACCACTGGCCCGTGCTCAATCCGCCGAAGGCGTAGTAGCACAGCAGCGCGATGCCCGACATGCCGCCGGTCAGCAGGCCGTGCGGCACGGCGATGGCCTTGACCGAGAAGGCGATGAGAAATGAGCCCAGGGTTAGCAGGGCGAGGTTCCACGGCACGCCGAAAGTCATGGCGCGCAGCTTGTCCTTGAAGGTATTGGTCATAGTCGTTCTCCGCCACATGTTCTAGCGGGTTTTGTCGAGGGTGAAAACCAAAAAACGGAAGTCGTCCGTTACTTGCGGACCGTACCGATTGCCTGTAAACGGGGTAGGGATTTTTCCCGAACAATGCCTTTAAGGAAGTTTTTCATGACACTCAAGGATCTCGTATCGGAAGAGGAGCTGGCCAAGCTCCAGCAGGAACTGCATGACCGCTTCGGCCTGAACGCCGACATCATGGACGGCGACGGCCACCGGCTGCTCGGCAATACCTGGGGAAACGCCCTGTGCCGGGCCATCCGCGACGATGACAAGGGCTTCGGCGCCATCTGCGCCACCGCCGGACAGATGTTCACCCAATTGCTCAAGAAGGGCGAGCCGTTCGTCGAATACTGCGACGGCGGCATGGTCCGCGTGAGCGTGCCCGTGGTCGTCGAAGGCGAGGTCGTCGGCGGCGTGGGCGGCTGCGGCCTGGTCCCCGCCGACGAAGAGGTGGACGAGTTCACCATAGGCATGATGAGCGGCCTGAGCGAAGAGGATATCGCCGAAAAAGCCAAGACCGTGCGGACCGTCACCGAAGAACAACTGGCCGAAATCCAGGCGTTTATCACCAAACGGATCGAAGGATTGCTAAAATAGATTCCGTTGGCGAATCGGTTTCATTGATGAAATCGGATTTTGAAGCCGCCTTCGGCGGATTGGACAGGTGACTTCGCCTCCGGCGGCCAAAGGGTTATAACCCTTTGGAAACCCATTTTCGCCTTCGGCTGAGGTGTTGATGGAGGGGCATTTACTCCTTCAGAATCGCATTATGCGAAACGTCCGCAAACCATACTGGCTTGTGGGCGTTTTTTGCGTAATACCCGCCCTTCAGGGCGGCAATGGGGATGCAAGGGGGCGCTCCCCTTGCCCGCCGGAGGCGAAATCACCCGACAAATCCGCCGAAGGCGGCTTCAAAACCTGATTTCCCTCCCGCCTCCGGTAACAAAGGGGGGGGCCGGAAACGGAACGGTCCTTCGGCATCCGCAGGAGAAACCGGGCGTTCCCCGTTTGGGGCAGGGGAGAACCGTTGCCTCGCGGCGTTTTCGTTCCGGCGGGGCGTGCCGTCCTGCTGCCGGATGTCGGGGGCCATGGCCTATATATATTAGACAAGCGGGTGCAAATGCCTTACAAGACCATTCCAGCCCCTCGGACGGGGTCTAACGCCCTGTCCGGCGGAAAATTCCCTATAGAATGGAAATCATGAGCAAGATCGATAAAATACGCAATTTCAGCATCATTGCCCACATCGACCACGGCAAGTCCACGTTGGCTGACCGCATTCTCGAAATCACCGGCATGGTCGGCGACCGCGAGAAAAAGGACCAGTACCTGGACAAGATGGAGCTGGAGCGCGAGCGCGGCATCACCATCAAGGCGCAGACCGTGCGCATCCCGTACACCGATCACGACGGGACGAAGTACATCCTCAACCTTATCGACACGCCCGGCCACGTGGACTTCTCCTATGAGGTCTCGCGGTCTCTGGCGGCCTGTGAAGGCGCGCTGCTGGTGGTGGACGCCACTCAGGGCGTCGAGGCCCAGACCCTGGCCAACGTGTATCTGGCCCTGGACAATGACCTTGAGGTCATCCCGGTGCTGAACAAGATAGATCTGCCCAGCGCCGATCCCGAGCGCATCGCGCACGAAATCGAGGACGTCATCGGCCTGGACTGCTCCCACCCGATCATGGTTTCGGCCAAGACCGGCAAGAACGTGGAGGAGGTCCTGGACGCGGTCGTCAATCTGCTGCCGCCGCCCAAGGGCGATCCCGACGCGCCTCTCAAGGCGCTTATCTTCGATTCCTGGTACGACTCCTATCAGGGCGTGGTGGTCCTTTTCCGGATCATCGACGGCACGCTGAAGAAGGGCAGGCGCATCAAGATCCATTCGAGCGGGAAGACCTTCGAAGTCACCCGGCTGGGCGCGTTCATGCCCGAGGCCCAGGACATCAAGGAAATGGGGCCCGGCGAGGTTGGCTTCCTGTGCGCTTCCATGAAGGAGCTCGGCGACGCGCCCGTGGGCGACACCATCACCCTGGCCGACAACCCGGTGGCAACGCCGTATCCCGGCTTCAAGCCGGTCAAGCCCATGGTCTTTTCGGGGTTGTACCCGGTGGAGCCTTCCGAATACGAGACCCTCAAGGCTGCTCTGGAGAAGCTCCAGCTCAACGATGCGGCCTTCACCTACGAGCCGGAGACCTCCCAGGCCCTCGGTTTCGGGTTCCGTTGCGGCTTCCTGGGCCTTCTGCACATCGAGATCATCCAGGAGCGGCTTGAGCGCGAGTTCGAGGCCCGGCTGATAACCACGGCTCCGTCGGTTATTTACGAGGTCCTCACCGTGACCGACGAGGAGTTGACCATCGACAACCCGTCCAAGCTGCCGGACCCGACCCGCATCAAAGCCATCCGCGAGCCGTTCGTGCGCCTGGAAGTGCACGTGCCCAACGAGTACGTGGGCGCGGTGCTCGCCTTGTGCGAGGAGAAGCGGGGCATCCAGAAGAACATCGCCTACATCACCTCCACGCGCGTAGTCATCACCTACGAGATACCGTTCGCCGAGGTCATGTACGACTTCTTCGACAAGCTCAAATCCTCCACCAAGGGGTACGCTTCACTCGACTACGAGGTCATCGACTACCGCGAGGCCGACCTGGTCAGGCTGGACATCCTTATCAACGGCGATCCCGTGGACGCCTTCTCCTGCATCGTGCATCGGGAAAATTCCGCCCGCATCGGCCGCTCGCTCGCACTGAAGCTCAAGCGCAGCATACCGCGCCAGATGTTCGAGGTGGTCATTCAGGCCGCCATCGGCAACAAGATCGTTGCCAAGGAACGCAACGCCCCCTTCCGTAAGGACGTTACCGCCAAGTGCTACGGCGGCGACATCACCCGGAAGCGCAAGTTGCTGGAAAAGCAGAAAGAGGGAAAGAAGCGTATGCGCCGCATGGGCAACGTGGAAATTCCCCAGGAAGCGTTCCTGTCCGTACTGAAAGCCGATGAGGACTAGTCGGCGCATCCAACAAGGAATCCCATGACTCAAAGCTCGCTCAAATCCTTTCGTGATACCCTTGAGGCCATTGTGGTGGCCCTTCTTCTGGCCTTCGTCATCCGCGCCTTCATCGTTCAGGCGTTTAAGATCCCGTCCGGGTCCATGCTTGAAACTCTCCAGATCGGCGATCACCTGCTGGTCTCCAAGTTCGCCTATGACGTCCGCCTGCCTTCCAATATCTGGCTCGACACCACCGACGGCAAGGTGTTGATGAAGACCGGCGACCCGCAGCGCGGCGACATCGTCGTCTTCCTGTTCCCGGAGGACGAATCCAAGGACTTCATCAAGCGGGTTATCGGCCTGCCGGGCGAGACCCTGGAAGTGCGCAACAAGGTGGTCTACATCAACGGCCGCGCCCTGGACGAGCCCTACGTGCTCCACACCAAGGCCGACACCCTGCCCGTGCGCGACAATTTCGGGCCGGTGGTCATTCCCCAGGGCGAGTACTTCGTCATGGGCGACAACCGCGAAGGCTCCTACGACTCGCGCTGGTGGGGGACGGTCAAGCGCAGCAAGATCGTCGGCAAGGCCCTGGTCATCTACTGGTCCTGGGGCTCCGTCACCGATATCCGCTTCAACCGGATCGGAACCCTGCTGAACTAGGCCGTTACGCCGCATGACTGAAAAAGCCGCTCTGAGAGCGGCTTTTTTGCGCTCTTGCCAATCGCGCCTCCATGCCTTACTTCGATCGTGTAAGCTGCACGTAGGAATGATTATGAACAAGGTCATACGAACCATATTGGTGGACGACGAGCCCCCGGCCCAGGACGAACTCAGTTACCTGCTTTCGTCGCACGAGGATATCGACGTGGTCGGCACGGCGGGCAACGCCGCCGACGCGGTCGAGGCCATCGCTTCCAAACGGCCCGATCTGGTCTTTCTGGACATCCAGATGCCGGGGCGGGACGGGTTCTCGGTGCTCAGGGACGTCATGGCCATGGAGCGGCACCCCCTGGTGATTTTCGTTACGGCTTTCGACGAGTACGCCATCCGCGCCTTCGAGGAGAACGCGGTGGACTACATTCTCAAGCCTGTGGACACCAGGCGGCTGGCGGACAGTCTCGACAGGGTCCGCAAAAGGCTGGCGGCCAGCGAGACCCGGGAGTCGAGCGAGGTCCTGCGCAAGCTGCTGGCGGGCGCGGGCATCAAGCCAGGAGTGACGCGTATCAGCGTGGAGCACGGGGGGCGCAACATCCTCCTGAGCCCCAAGGAGATCGTCTACTTCAACTATGAGAACCGCAGGGTTCACGCCGGAACGCGCGACAACCTATACCCGTGCGCCTGCGACGCGACCCTGGACCGCCTGGAAGAGCGTCTGGAGGGATTCCCCTTTTTCCGGGCCAACCGGTCCCAACTGGTCAACCTGGCGCTGGTGCGGACCTACGCGCCGTGGTTCAACGGCAAGTACGTCCTGACCATGGGCGACCGCGCCGAGACCGAGATCATCGTCAGCAAGGCGCGGGTGCGTCCCTTCAAGGACGCCATGGAACTGTAGGGAGACTCCGTGAACACTTTTGAAATCATTTTGACTCTGGCCGAGCGGTTCGGCCTCATGGTGGGTCTGGTCCTGCTGTTCCTGACCATAATGCCCGTTCGCCGGATGCAGTTCACGGGCGAGAGTTCCCGGTTGCGCACCTTCCTGGTGACCGTCCTTTTCGGCCTGCTCGGCATCCTCGGCACCTACACCGGCAACGCGGTCTTCGATTCCGTGGCCAACCTGCGGGCCATGGTGGTCATCTCGGGCGGCCTGTTCGGCGGCCCCGTGGTGGGCATCGGCGCGGGGCTCATCGCCGGGGTTCACCGTATCCTTTTCGACCTGCACGGGTTCAGCGCCTATCCCTGCGGCATCGCCACGGCCATCGAGGGATTCGCGGCGGGCATGGTGGCCCTGCGGTTCGGCGTGGGGGCCATGAACTGGCGGGCGGCCGCCGGACTGGCCTTTGCGGGCGAGGCCATGCACATGGGGCTGGTCCTGCTCATGTCCAAGCCCTTTCCCGAGGCGTGGGAGCTGGTCAAGCTCATCGCCCCGCCCATGCTCCTGGTCAACGCGTTCGGCGCGGCCCTGTTCGTGGAGGTCATCAATCTGTATTCCCGCGACCGCGACCGGCGGGAATCCCTTCATGCGCAGATCATTCTCGATATCGCCAACATGGCGGTCAGCTATTTGCGCCTCGGCCTTTCCCTGGAAACCGCCGCGGCCACGGCCGAGATCATCTATACCCGGGTGGGAGTGGCGGCCGTGGCCATCACGGACACCCGCGACGTCCTGGCCCACGTGGGGGCCGGAGCCGACCACCATACGGCCGGGCGCGAGATCCGCACCAACGCCACCCGCGAGGTTCTTCGGACGGACCGTCCCGCCTTCCTGCACAGCGCCGAGGCCATCGGCTGCAACGACCCGGCCTGCCCCATGACGGCGGCCATCATCGTTCCGCTCAAGAAGAACAACGAGATTGTCGGCACCCTCAAGTTTTACGGCAGCCGCGAGCGGCCCCTCAACGTCACTCTTTTCGAAGTGGCCATCGGCCTGGCGAACCTCTTTTCCACCCAGGTGGAGCTGGAGGACATTCAGATCAAGGAACAGATGCTGGCCCATGCCGAGATTCGCAGGCTGCATTCCCAGATCAACCCGCATTTCCTGTTCAATTCCCTGAACACCATCGCCTCGTTCTGCCGGACCAACTCGGAGCGGGCCAGGGAGCTGCTCATGGACCTGTCGCTGTACATGCGCCGCAACCTGGACCTGAGCCGGGGATTCATTCCGTTGGGCGAGGAACTGGAGCAGGTCCGTTCCTATCTGGCCATCGAAAAGGCCCGCTTCGGCGACCGCATCCAGGTGGAGGACGAGGTGGAGGAGGGGTGCGAAAACTGGCCCATCCCGCCGCTGATCATCCAGCCCCTGGTGGAGAACGCCATCCGGCACGGTGTACTCGGCCGGGAGCGGGGCGGTACGGTCAAGGTCCGCGCCTGGCGTGAAAACGGCCATCTTGAAATCAGCGTGGCCGACGACGGCGTGGGCATGGACCGCGCCACCCTTGACCGGGTTCTGAACCCCGACTGCGTCGATTCCGCCGTGGGCGGCATCGGGATGCGCAACTGCCTGAGCCGCATGGAGCATATCTACGGCCGCCAGTTCGCACCCAAGGTGGACAGCGTTCCCGGCAAGGGAACCACCATCGTGCTCCAGGTGCCCGCCCGGCACTGACCGTTCGAACCGGGGATACGTTCGTTCAGACCGGGAAACGGTCGGTTCCGACGGGAACCGTCGCATTGTTTCCGGAAAACCTCCTAAAAAGTAATTGCCGCCCGGCGGCGTAACTTTTCATCGGAGGTTGTGAAACATGCTTTTCTTTTTCGGATGCGTAGGCCTGCTCATCGCGGGATATTTCATCTACGGCACGTTCGTGGATCGCGTTTTCGGTTCTGACGAGAACCGCGTCACCCCGGCCGTGGCCATGGCCGACGGCATCGACTACATGGTCATGCCCAAATGGAAGATCATCTTCATCCAGGTGCTGGATATCGCGGGCATCGGCCCCATCTTCGGCCCCATCCTGGGCGCGCTCTACGGCCCCGTGGCCATGATCTGGATCGTCATCGGCTGTATTTTCGGCGGCGCGGTGCACGACTATTTCTCCGGAATGCTTTCCGTGCGCAACAACGGCGCGTCCATTCCCGAGGTGGTCGGCGAGTATCTCGGCATGTCGGCCCGCCAGGTCATGCGCCTGTTCTCCTTCATCCTGCTCATGCTGGTCGGCGTGGTCTTCGTGCTCTCCCCGGCCAAGTTGCTCAACGGTTTGACCGGCATCGACACCGGCCTGCTGGTCATGGCCATCTTCGCCTACTACTTCCTGGCGACCATCCTGCCCATCGACAAGATCATCGGCCGCATCTATCCATTGCTCGGATTCCTGCTCCTGGCCATGACCGTGTCCCTGTTCGTCGCCCTGATGCTCTCCAGCCACGAAGTGCTGCCCAACCTGGCCTTCAGCAACATGCACCCCGGCGACAAGCCCATCTGGCCGCTGCTCTTCATCACCATTTCGTGCAGCGCCATCTCCGGTTTCCACTCCACCCAGTCCCCGCTCATGGCCCGCTGCGTCGCGAATGAGCGCCAGGGCCGAGCCGTGTTCTACGGCTCCATGATCATCGAAGGCATCATCGGCCTGGTTTGGTGCGCGCTGGGCATTTCCTTCTACGACAATCCCCAGGCCCTGTCCTCGGTCATCGCCGCAGGCTCCCCTTCCGCGGTCGTCGCCGAAGTCTCCCGCTCCCTGCTCGGCACCGTCGGCGGCGGTTTGGCCATCCTGGCCGTCATCGTCCTGCCCATCACCAGCGGCGACACCGCGTTCCGGTCCACCCGCCTGATCGTGGCCGAGACCTTCAAGGTCAAGCAGGACGCCGCCGTCAAGCGGTTGATGATCTCCATTCCGTTGTTCGTCATCGGCTATGTCATCTCCACCCAGAACTTCTCGACCATCTGGCGGTACTTCGGCTTCTCCAACCAGTGCCTGAGCGCCCTGGTCCTGTGGACCTCCGCCGCCTACCTGGCGCAGCGCGGCAAGCTGCACTGGATCGCCACCATCCCGGCCGTCTTCATGACCGCTGTCTGCGTGACCTTCATCGCCAACGCCCAGATCGGTTTCGGATTGTCCTACGACACCTCCGTGATCATCGGCCTGGTGGGTGCCGCCGCGCTCTTCGCGGCCTTCCTCTTCAAGTTCGTCTTCTCCGGCAAGACCGTGGCAGAAACCTCCGCCTAGCCGTCCGCAACGGGCTGCATAGGCATTGCATAAGGGAAAGGCCCGCTCCGTACGGAGCGGGCCTTTCCGCGTTCGGCGGGCCGAGAAATTACCGTTGGATGTCCAGCTCCCGCTTCTTCGTATAGATGAAGCGGACCATTTCGTATTCGAAGGGCGAGCCGGTGGAGTGGTAGCTGAAGGCGGTGTTGGCGCGGAGGTTGATGCCGCGGATGATGAGGTCCGTCATGTCCAGAGGGCGGCTGTTCTCGATGCCCGCCGCCTGGTAGATCATGGTCATTTCCACATAGAGGACCAGGATGTCGCCGCCGAATCCGGCGGCGTCGCGCACGTTGGACGGCCCGAGAAGCGGCATGACGAAGTAGGGGCCGGAGCCGATTCCCCAGTAGCCGAGAGTCTGGCCGACATCCTCGTGCTGGCGCGGCAGCTTCTTGTTGCGCGAGGCCAGGTCGCGAACGCCGAGCACGCCGAAGCTCGAATTGATGAGGAACCGCGTGAAGGAGATGGCCGCCTTTTCCATGCGGCCCTGAAGCACGCTGTTGAACGCCACGGGCATCTCGTTCAGGTTGTCGATGAAATTTTTCACCCCGGTTCGTATGACCTCGGGAATGAAGAACTTGTACAGGGTGGCCACCGGGAGCATGACATATTTGTCCAGGGTGGCGTTGATCTCGTACATGTTGCGGTTCATGGGTTCCCACGGGTCCTCGATGTCCAGGAACTTCAGGGAGTCCGAATTCTCTGTCGGCCAATGATGGACGGTCGTGCGGAATCCCGTGGGCTCCAGGCCCGCCGAGGGGTCTTTCACGTCCAGGACCTTGGGGCCGCAACCGCCCAGCAGGGACAGGGCCAGGAG contains:
- a CDS encoding LytS/YhcK type 5TM receptor domain-containing protein, with the protein product MNTFEIILTLAERFGLMVGLVLLFLTIMPVRRMQFTGESSRLRTFLVTVLFGLLGILGTYTGNAVFDSVANLRAMVVISGGLFGGPVVGIGAGLIAGVHRILFDLHGFSAYPCGIATAIEGFAAGMVALRFGVGAMNWRAAAGLAFAGEAMHMGLVLLMSKPFPEAWELVKLIAPPMLLVNAFGAALFVEVINLYSRDRDRRESLHAQIILDIANMAVSYLRLGLSLETAAATAEIIYTRVGVAAVAITDTRDVLAHVGAGADHHTAGREIRTNATREVLRTDRPAFLHSAEAIGCNDPACPMTAAIIVPLKKNNEIVGTLKFYGSRERPLNVTLFEVAIGLANLFSTQVELEDIQIKEQMLAHAEIRRLHSQINPHFLFNSLNTIASFCRTNSERARELLMDLSLYMRRNLDLSRGFIPLGEELEQVRSYLAIEKARFGDRIQVEDEVEEGCENWPIPPLIIQPLVENAIRHGVLGRERGGTVKVRAWRENGHLEISVADDGVGMDRATLDRVLNPDCVDSAVGGIGMRNCLSRMEHIYGRQFAPKVDSVPGKGTTIVLQVPARH
- a CDS encoding carbon starvation CstA family protein codes for the protein MLFFFGCVGLLIAGYFIYGTFVDRVFGSDENRVTPAVAMADGIDYMVMPKWKIIFIQVLDIAGIGPIFGPILGALYGPVAMIWIVIGCIFGGAVHDYFSGMLSVRNNGASIPEVVGEYLGMSARQVMRLFSFILLMLVGVVFVLSPAKLLNGLTGIDTGLLVMAIFAYYFLATILPIDKIIGRIYPLLGFLLLAMTVSLFVALMLSSHEVLPNLAFSNMHPGDKPIWPLLFITISCSAISGFHSTQSPLMARCVANERQGRAVFYGSMIIEGIIGLVWCALGISFYDNPQALSSVIAAGSPSAVVAEVSRSLLGTVGGGLAILAVIVLPITSGDTAFRSTRLIVAETFKVKQDAAVKRLMISIPLFVIGYVISTQNFSTIWRYFGFSNQCLSALVLWTSAAYLAQRGKLHWIATIPAVFMTAVCVTFIANAQIGFGLSYDTSVIIGLVGAAALFAAFLFKFVFSGKTVAETSA
- a CDS encoding MlaA family lipoprotein, with the protein product MSARTASLLLAALLALSLLGGCGPKVLDVKDPSAGLEPTGFRTTVHHWPTENSDSLKFLDIEDPWEPMNRNMYEINATLDKYVMLPVATLYKFFIPEVIRTGVKNFIDNLNEMPVAFNSVLQGRMEKAAISFTRFLINSSFGVLGVRDLASRNKKLPRQHEDVGQTLGYWGIGSGPYFVMPLLGPSNVRDAAGFGGDILVLYVEMTMIYQAAGIENSRPLDMTDLIIRGINLRANTAFSYHSTGSPFEYEMVRFIYTKKRELDIQR